ccaaatcccccccggttcccaaatcccccccatgttcccaaatccccaaattccccccaaatcccccaaatcccccccaaatcccccaaacccccccaggttcccaaatccccccaaatcccccaaatcctccccggttcccaaatcccccccggttcccaaatccccccatatccccaaatccccaaaaatccccaaattcccctcaaatccccaaatcccccaatccccaaatccccccaagttcccaaacccccccggttcccaaatccccaaatccccaaacccccttgttcccaaacccccccggttcccaaatcccccccggttcccaaatccccaaatccccaaacccccttgtTCCCAAACCCCCCCGGTTCCCAATCCCCCCAAGTTCCCCAATCCCCCaagttcccaaatccccaatccccccaaatgcccccaatCCCCCcggttcccaaatcccccaaatcccccaaatcccccaatcaCCCcatgttcccaaatccccccaagttcccaaatcccccaaatccccccaagttccccaatccccccaagttcccaaatccccaatccccccaaatgcccccaatCCCCCcggttcccaaatcccccaaatccccccaaatgcccccaatCACCCcatgttcccaaatccccccaagttcccaaatcccccaaatccccccaagttccccaatccccccaagttcccaaatccccaatccccccaaatgcccccaatcccccccaagttcccaaatcccccaatccccccgGTTCCCAATCCCCCCcggttcccaaatcccccaattcCCCCGGTTCCCAAATGCCCCAATCCCCACaagttcccaaatcccccaatccccccaagttcccaaaccccccaatcccccccaagTTCCTAAATCCCCCaagttcccaaatcccccaatccccccatgttcccaaatccccccggtTCCCAAACCCCCCCGGTTCCCAAGTTCCCAAAGCCCCCCaagttcccaaatccccccggttcccaaatcccccatgttcccaaaccccccaatccccccccaTATCCCAATCCCCCCaagttcccaaatccccccaacccccccatgTTCCCAATCCCCCCCAtgttcccaaaccccccaatccccccaagttcccaaaccccccatgttcccaaaccccccaaatccccccaagttcccaaatcccccaatccccccatgttcccaaatcccccaatccccccatgttcccaaatccccaatccccccaagttcccaaaccccccaatccccccatgttcccaaaccccccaatcccccccggttcccaaatcccccccaagttcccaaatcccccaagtTCCTaaatcccccaatcccccccatgttcccaaatccccccaagttcccaaaccccccaatccccccaagtTCCCAATCCCCCcggttcccaaatcccccaatccccccaaaccccccaacccccccaagttcccaaatcccccaatccccccatgttcccaaatccccaatcccccccatgttcccaaatcccccaatccccccaagttcccaaatcccccaatccccccatgttcccaaatcccccaatccccccatgttcccaaacccccccaagttcccaaatcccccaatccccccatgttcccaaatccccccggttcccaaacccccccggttcccaaatcccccaatccccccatgttcccaaatccccaatcccccccatgttcccaaatcccccaatccccccaagttcccaaatcccccaatccccccatgttcccaaatcccccaatcccccccatgtccccaaaccccccaatccccccggttcccaaacccccccaagtTCCTAAATCCCCCCaagttcccaaatcccccaatcccccccccccaagttcccaaatccccccggttcccaaatcccccaatcccccccccccaagttcccaaaccccccaaacccccccaagttcccaaatcccccaatccctccccaagttccccaatccccccaagtTCCCAagttcccaaaccccccaagttcccaaatccccccggttcccaaatcccccaattcccccaagttcccaaatcccccaaatccccccatgttcccaaacccccctcagttcccaaatcccccaaacccccccaagttcccaaatccccaaatccccaaatcccccaatcccccatgttcccaaatcccccccaaatcccccccggttcccaaaccccccaacccccccaagttcccaaaccccccaatcccccccaagttcccaaaccccccaatccccccaagttcccaaaccccccaatccccccatgttcccaaatccccccaagttcccaaaccccccaatccccccccaagttcccaaatcccccaatccccccatgTTCCCAATCCCCCCAagttcccaaaccccccaacCCCCCGAtgttcccaaaccccccaaacccccccaagttcccaaatccccccaatttcccaaatccccccaagttcccaaatcccccaagtTCCCAATCCCCCCaagttcccaaatcccccaagtTCCCAATCCCCCCaagttcccaaatcccccaaacccccccccatgttcccaaatcccccaagttcccaaatccccccaagttcccaaatcccccaatccccgatgttcccaaaccccccaatccCCGATGTTCCCAAACCCCCTCGGCCCCACCTGGCCGCTGCCCGGCCCTCGCTGCCGCCGCCGGAGCCGCTGGGGGGCCCTGCCCGGGGGGACCCAAACTCAGGGGGGggttgggggatttggggcttttggggttttttgggattttgggggattttgggatttttggggttttttttgggggatttttgggggttttatttgggatttttcggggattttggggatttttggggtttttttttttttggattttggggcttttggggttttttattttgggatttttcggggattttgggatttttggggttttttttttgggattttggggcttttggggtttttttgagattttgggggattttggggcttttgggttttttttttttgggatttttgggggtttttttttgggattttccggggattttggggcttttggggttttttattttgggattttccggggattttgggatttttggggtttttttggggggatttttgggggttttatttgggatttttcggggattttggggcttttggggtttttttttttgggattttcggggattttgggatttttgggggttttttggggggatttttcggggattttgggggtttttttttgggatttttcggggattttgggatttttggggtttttttgggggattttgggggattttggggatttttggggttttttattttgggattttggggcttttgggggttttttttttgggattttggggcttttggggttttttattttgggattttggggcttttggggttttttttttgggatttttgcgggtttttttttgggattttccggggattttggggcttttggggttttttattttgggatttttcggggattttgggatttttgggggtttttttttgggattttggggcttttggggtttttttgagattttgggggattttggggcttttggggttttttttttgggatttttggggggttttttttgggattttccggggattttgggatttttggggttttttttttgggatttttttgggattttggggcttttggggtttttttgggatttttcggggattttggggtttttttttggggattttccggggattttggggcttttggggttttttttgggattttgggggattttgggattttggggttttttttgggattttgggggattttgggatttttgggttttttttttttgggattttggggcttttggggtttttttgggattttgggggattttggggcttttggggtttttttgggattttgggggattttgggatttttggtttttttttttttgggattttgggggattttgggatttttggggttttttttgggatttttggggggttttttttgggattttccggggattttgggatttttggggggttttttttgggatttttcggggattttggggcttttgggtttttttttttttggggattttgggggattttggggcttttggggtttttttttgggatttttcgggaattttgggatttttggtgtttttttttgggattttcggggattttgggatttttggggggttttttttgggatttttcggggattttggggcttttgggttttttttttgggattttggggcttttggggtttttttttttgggattttggggcttttgggttttttttttgggattttccggggattttggggcttttggggttttttgcgattttttgggattttttggagtttttattGAGGATTTTTGAAATTTTAGGGGCAATTTTGGactttttggaggatttttgggggggaattttggggatttttggggtttttttgggatttttgggggttttgggattttggggggatttttggggttttttgggttttttgggattttttgggggattttttgggattttttgggatttttgggggtttggggattttttgggatttttgtgggattttttcggggtttttttggagttttttgggatttttgggatttttaggggttttttgttttattgggattatttgggggttttagggattttttggggttttttggagttgttttgggggatttttggggggattttgggatttttgggggttttgggaatttttatgggattttttggggatttttggggttttttgggtttctttgggatttttttgggtttttttggagtttttttgggattttgggggcaattttggggttttttgagggttttttggggggttttttggggggatttttggggggattttgggaatttttggggatatttgggattttttgggtttttttaggattttatgggcggttttggggtctcttttggggattttttggggatttcttggggttttcttgggattttttggggattttttggggttttttgttttatttggattatttgggggttttagggattttttggggttttcttggaGTTGTTTTGGGATTTCGggggcaattttggggttttttgaggatttgggggggatttttaggggtggttttgggatttttggggtttttaggaatttttgggggagttttgggggagttttagggtttttttggttttttggggattttttgggggggattttggggtttttggggattttttgggtttttgggttttttttggtttttggggatttttgggattttttgggggggatttttggggtttttttggagttgttttgggattttggaggtaattttggggttttttaggactttttggggggatttttaggggtggttttgggatttttgtgggatttttttgttttgttttttgggatttttgggggggttttggttttttttggggaggttttttggggtttttttggcggggtttggggggattttttggagggattttttgggattttgggggggttttggggttttttggggtttttttttggagtttttttgggttttttttttttgagattttgtggggtttttttggggattttggaagcaattttggggttttctgtggatttttgggggtggttttgggaatttttgggggatttttggggggttttttggtttttttttttggcgggGGGGttgagatttttggggtttttttggggattttgggggggttttggggtttttttgaggattttttggggggatttttaggggtgTTTCGGgggttttgggaatttttgtgggatttttggtttttttttttgtttttgtttttttgggggttttttggggagattttttaggggtttttggggggatttttggggttttttttgggttttctgggattttttggggggaatttggggattttttgggtgtttttggggtgattttggaggtaattttgggagattttttaggggtttttggggggatttttggggtttttctgggattttttttggggggaaaattttggggtttttttgggatttttttgggggtctcacctgggaGCCGCGGGGGGAGGGgcgccgccgggccccgcccTGGCCCCGCCCTTCCGAGAGGCTGCggggggggggaccccaaaaatatttggggacccccccgaTGGGAATGGGGGAGGGGGAGCCCCAAAAGAGCCCGGAAttgtcccaaaatccccccccaaatcccccccaaaatccccccaaaatcccccccaaaatcccccaaaatcccccaaaatcccccaaaatccccccaggacccccaaaatcctccccaaattcacccaaatccccccaacCCTCCCAAAATGCCCCGAAATCCCCCCCgaaccccaaattttccccccaaaatccccaaaatcccccccaaaaattcctcaaaacccccccccaatcccctccacatccccaaaatcccccccaaaatccccctaaagcccccaaaatgccccaaattccctttaatgcccccaaatccccccaatttccccccaaaccccctcacgacgccccaaaatccccccaaaatcccccccaaaccccaaaatcccccccaaactccTTCAATCCTCCCAAACTCTTCCAAAATTCCCCTTTGACCCCTCAAAACCGCCCTAAAATccccagaacccccaaaatcccacccaggacccccccaaatcccccaaatttccccaaaatgccccaaattaCCCCCCAAGCCCCTCCCAAACCCCGTGAAAcgcccccaaaaatccctcaaattccccaaaatcccacccaggagcccccaaatcctaaaatcccccccaaaaacctccaaaatcccacccaggaccccccaaatcctaaaatcccccccaaaaccgcccaaaatcccacccaggaccccccaaatttccccaaaattccccaaattatcccccaaacccccagcaaaccccaaaaatccctcaaagcccccaaaatcccacccaggacccccccaaatccccccagatcagcccaaaatgccccaaattaccccaaaatctccccaaaaattccccccccccaaaaaaatccccaaatctccccctcccccccctcaCCTGGTCCCGCCCCGGCTGGGGGCGGGGCGGTCCCTGGGGGCGGGGCCGAGTCTGTCcctgggggcggggcctggctcggggctgtccctgggggcggggcctgtctcggggctgtccctgggggcggggcctggcTCGGGGCGGTCCCTGGGGGCGGGGCCGTTTCTGGGGGCGGGGCCTGTCTTGGGGCGGTCcctgggggcggggcctggcTCGGGGCCGTTTCTGGGGGCGGGGCCTGACTCGGGGCGGTCCCTGGGGGCGGGGCCGTTTCTGGGGGCGGGGCCTGTCTCGGGGCTGTcccggggggcggggccgtTTCTGGGGGCGGGGCCTGTCTCGGGGCGGTccccgggggcggggcctgtctcggggctgtccctgggggcggggcctgtctcggggctgtccctgggggcggggcctggctcggggctgtcccggggggcggggcctgtcTCGGGGCGGTCCCTGGGGGCGGGGCCGTTTCTGGGGGCGGGGCCTGTATCGGGGCGGTCcctgggggcggggccgggggcggggccgggcggggcccgCTGGGTGAGGGCGGGGGGCAGTGGGGGAGGGGCGCGGCTGTGCAGCCCGAAGAGGCCCCGGCGCTTCTTCATCTCCCGGCCCGACACGAACCTGGGGCGGAAACGGCGGGAATCGGGCAAAAACTGCGGAATTGGGGGAAAAACAGCGGGGATCGGGCAAAAACGGCGGAATTGGGGGAAAAACGGCGGGGATCGGGCAAAAACGGCGGAATTGGGGGAAAAACGGCGGGAATCGGGCAAAAACGGCGGAATTGGGGGAAAAACAGCGGGAATCGGGCAAAAACTGCAGCGGGGATCGGGCAAAAACTGCGGGGATCGGGCAAAAACGGCGGGGATCGGGCAAAAACTGCAGCGGGATTGGGGAAAAACGGCGGGGATCGGGCAAAAACTGCAGCGGGGATGGGCAAAAACTGCCGGGATTGGGGGAAAAACAGCGGGAATGGGGAAAAACTGCAGCGGGGATGGGGAAAATATCAACGGGATTGGGGAAAAACTGCGGGGATTGGGGAAAACCAGCGGGATTGGGGAAAAACTGCAGCGGGAATGGGGAAAACAGCGGGAATCGGGCAAAAACTGCCGGGATTGGGGAAAAACTGCCGGGATTGGGGAAAAACAGCGGGAATCGGGCAAAAACTGCAGCGGGAATGGGCAAAAACTGCAGcgggaatggggaaaaacagcGGGAATTGGGCAAAAACTGCGGGAATTGGGCAAAAACTGCGGGAATTGGGCAAAAACAGCGGGGATCGGGCAAAAACTGCAGCGGGATTGGGGAAAACTGCGGGGATTGGGGAAAATATCAACGGGACAGGGGAAAAACAGCAGCGGGGATGGGGAAAAACTGCAGcgggaatgggggaaaaacagcGGGAATCGGGCAAAAACTGCAGCGGGGATGGGGAAAAACAGCGGGAATTGGGCAAAAACTGCAGcgggaatggggaaaaacagcGGGAATTGGGCAAAAACAGCGGGAATTGGGCAAAAACTGCAGCGGGGATGGGGAAAATATCAACGGGACAGGGGAAAAACTGCGGGGATTGgggaaaatattaaatcaaCGGGATTGGGGAAAAACAGCGGGGATTGGGGAAAAACTGCAGCGGGAATTGGGGGAAAAACAGCGGGATTGGGGAAAATATCAACGGGATTGTGGGAGAAAATAtcgggatttggggggaaaataacAGCGGGAATTGGGGAAAACCAGCGAGGATTGGGGAAAAATCAGCGGGATTGGGGAAAAACTGCGGGAATTGGGCAAAAAATCAGCGGGATTGGGGGAGAAAATATCGGGATTTGGGGGGCAAATATCAGCGGGGATTGGGGAATATCGGGATTGGGGAAAATCAGCGGGATTGGGGAAAATATCAACGGGATTGGGGAAATCAGCGGGAATTGGGGGAGAAAATCTCAGCGGGATTGGGGGGGAATATCGGGATTGGGGAAAATATCAGCGGGTTTGGGGAAATCAACAGGATTTGGGGGGTATATCGGGATTAGGGGAAAATATCAGCGGGATTGGGGGGAAAATCAGCGGGAATTGGGGAAAATCagcgggattttggggggaaatatcgggatttggggaaaatatCAACGGGATTGGGAGGGAAAACCAGCGGGATTGAGGGGGATATCGGGATTAGGGAAAATATCAACGGGAATTGGGGAAAATATCGGGATTGGGGGAAAAATCGGGATTGGGGGACAAAAATATCGGGATTGGGAGGAAAAAtcaggatttggggaaaatcCCGGGATTGGGGGGAAATGTCGGGATTGGGGAAAATCGGGATTGGGGGAGAAAaaccgggattttggggttgggggattttgggggattttggggattttgggggatttggggattttggggatttggggggattttggggatttcgggggggtttgggggcagaaattgggattttgggatttggggattttgggattttggggttttgggattttgggattttgggattttgggatttgggggattttgggattttgggattttgggattttggggattttgggttttgggattttgggatttggggttttgggatttgggattttggggttgatttctgggggtttggggggggatttgagggggtcctggaggaatttggggaggatttggggaatttggggggatttggggccattttggggtgtcctggggggattttgggggattttggggttttttggggggttttggggtggattttggggttttgggtttcttgggatgggattttggggtgggattccgggtttttttggggtttttgggttttttgggatgggattttgggggttttgggggttttgggggggttggattttgggggtttttggggtgtt
The Molothrus aeneus isolate 106 unplaced genomic scaffold, BPBGC_Maene_1.0 scaffold_473, whole genome shotgun sequence genome window above contains:
- the LOC136570984 gene encoding LOW QUALITY PROTEIN: proline-rich protein 2-like (The sequence of the model RefSeq protein was modified relative to this genomic sequence to represent the inferred CDS: inserted 1 base in 1 codon), with product LSATPRSQRYGRLLXALSTHKDRFVSGREMKKRRGLFGLHSRAPPPLPPALTQRAPPGPAPGPAPRDRPDTGPAPRNGPAPRDRPETGPAPRDSPEPGPAPRDSPETGPAPRDSPETGPAPGDRPETGPAPRNGPAPRDSPETGPAPRNGPAPRDRPESGPAPRNGPEPGPAPRDRPKTGPAPRNGPAPRDRPEPGPAPRDSPETGPAPRDSPEPGPAPRDRLGPAPRDRPAPSRGGTSLSEGRGQGGARRRPSPRGSQAPPPSQAPPPRVLARRVTLDGTVQYLLEWGGGAGL